In Lolium rigidum isolate FL_2022 chromosome 7, APGP_CSIRO_Lrig_0.1, whole genome shotgun sequence, the DNA window TGAACCGTTAAAACACCGACAGAATATCGGCGCTATATAACCCCTCTAAGCTTCAGCACAACATCACAACTTCCCAAAGCAGCAAAACCAATTAAGGCAAGCTAGCTAGCTTGTCTCTACGACTAGCTGCAGGTTATCTCCTCGCTGCCCGCGAGACATGAAGCTCTCGGTGATTCTCCTGTGTGCCCTGGTTGCCGTCCAGGCCGCGCTGCTTGCAGCGCCATCGGCAGAGGCTAGCGGGCTGAAGGTCGGCTACTACAACAAGAAATGTAAGGGCGTGGAGGCCGTCGTCAAAGGCCACATCATCCGGGCTATGAAGAAGAACCCCCGTGTCGGCGCCGCTCTTGTCCGGCTCGTATTCCATGACTGCTTCGTTAGGGTATGTCTATTGACATTTTTTCTCTTGTGCTTTTTTGCTGGAGTATTTTTTCCCCATATTCATTATTACATGTTTCAAAATGAACCGACAGAGTTCCTAGCATTTGGTAAAAGTCATGAATTCTGTCACGTTTGTGGACAAGATTCAAGAACTTGAGAGAGATGATTGAATGCATATGCTTTGATGCATTTTCAGACCCCGAAGCCAAAGTTTAACTTGCATGTTCTTTTATGCAGTTCAGATCAGgacccaaagttttcattctctaggAAAGTGTTCACAGTGAAGCTTTTCATTTAGACATTCGATCTCACGATCTGTCGTCATGGAGAAACGAAACCCAATAATGCACCTTTTGATTTCACTGTTGGATAAAAATATGGGGTCCTATAAATGGACGAGACGCCCACACATTTGTGGAAAAACTAATTGCAAAATTTAGAGTTCCATACGTGGTCCGGCGTCGAGCTAATGATAACACAATAATGACATGAAGTTGACTATCCATGCAGGGGTGCGATGGCTCTGTCCTCCTTGACAAGTCCGCCCAAAACCCTCACCCGGAGAAGGAGGCGCCGGCGAACATCGGGCTCGCCGCCTTCGACATCCTTGAGATGATCAAGGCCGACATCGAGAAGAAGTGCCCCGGCGTGGTATCCTGCTCCGACTTACTTGTCTACGCTGCCCGTGACGCCACCAAAATCCTCAGCAAGGGCCACATCAACTACGACGTCCCTGCCGGCCGTCTCGATGGCATGGTCTCCTCGGCCTCTGAGGCCCAAGCGGAGCTCCCGGACTCCACCTTCACCGCCCAGCAGCTTATCGACAACTTCGCCCGCAAGAACTTCGACGTCGAGGAGCTCGTCATCCTCTCCGGCGCTCACTCCATCGGCATGGCACACTGCTCGTCCTTCAAAGGCCGTCTCACAGCGCCTGCAGACCAGATCACCCCGGCCTACCGCAACCTGCTCAATGACAAGTGCGGCCATAGAAGCAACCCACTCGTGGTGAACAACGTCCGCGACGAGGACTACAACACCGTCTCCAAGTACATGCCAGGGTTCAAGAGCCGGGTGCGCAAGATCAGGGACCTGTTCGACAActcctactaccacaacaacctcGCTAGGATCGTCAGCTTCAACTCCGACTGGGTGCTGATGACGCACAAGGAGGCGCGGGGACACGTCCATGAGTACGCTGACAATGCCACGCTCTGGAACGATGACTTCGGCGAATCCATGATCAAGCTCAGCAAGCTGTCCATGCCGGCCGGGAGCAAGGGCGGGATCAGGAAGAAGTGTAGCATCGTCAGCCACCCCCTGCACTAAATCGTACATGAATTCATGGAGATCCAATGAAGAACCATttggcgtgtgtgtgtgtgtgtgtgtgtgtgtggacggTGGAATTCAGTAATCTTGTGGTTTTGTTGTTCAATCCATTCTTTTGATTAACATTTTTTGTGTTTTCCAGATCTCTTGATCTATTATATATTTTTCAGCATATCACTGCAATAAAGCCATTCTATATCTTATGGCTGTGACTCATTCTTGATCTTAATTCTCGGTAAGGTAATGCCATCAAAGTTGGTCTGGATTCACCACACATTGTAGAGACAACCAAGAACAGACAAAAACAACAGTGCATCGGTACATAACCTGTAAAAGAGAATAATTTCTACATTAAAAACCATGTTATTTCTAAATAGGTAAAGCGATCAAACAACGATAAGCCTTCCTGTCATAATAAGAATTCTAAACCTATGATCTACATGGTGTAGCCAGTTGCCAATATATTAGAAACGCTACGTGATAAATACATAGTAGAAGCTACCTGAataactgaccatatagatctatctAATTTATATAGGTATAATAAGTTtcatgatctggccggagtgttgagtttcggaaggcgccgccggcgaatgtaacagtgcttctattgcctggagtttgctggatcggtggtattcggtcatgcgcgtccatgcttttattccgaccgtttggttttggagggtgCTGCGCGAAgtttttttctgtgttgacaccaagtgacagctgatccatggtgaagtcagaagaagagaatatcatgaaggccggatttggaggactagctaatggaggttcaagtctttgcgctgttgaggggtttgcttggtgttccggacttcgcaacagtggtatgaaagtgggggcggcaacacatgtgaagttcgggatcttacctttcagggtgaaaacccaaggtctggccttaactggttgtgcctggcaatgttcttgttgaagacattgttttgagagtggagaccatcttcagggtgaaaacctaagatctttgatcgggcgacgacagcgctggtacactgttcccttcttagaggcgttgcttttgaagagtctgaatttcaggtgttgtctcggtggtggatgtattattgttgctagggctgggatactgtagcggtacttttatttcttagttttctttttctcttttttggttgtgtgcatccgtaatgttattagaacgttgcgttgttgcagaggctgggtgtaattggtatcttctgatattaatatattccctttatcgaaaaaaataggtATAATAAGTCTTTTTTTTGCCTCATCATGATGAAAAACCACATTTTTTTACTTATGTGCTAATTGTGTTTTACTCTGACACCTTAGCGACTGTATCTAAAATATTGTATAGATCTAGATATTATTCGTGAAGTGTAGCATTACCCAGCCACTTATCCATATATAATCTAATTTCCAGACCATCCTTAATTGTAAATGATCCAAACTCTGAGAAGAATTTCTCCATAGACATTAGGCCAACCTAAAAATATGAGTCCCCAGATTTTCAATAGACTTGGGACAATGCATGTGAGCCTATTTACTTTCTTTTAAAAAGGGTTTGCCACACCTCATCTTTGGTAAGGAGCTTGTAAAGCCATTTACCGAGAAGAACTCTATTCTTAACCTAAAGATCATAGATCCCTACCTCCTAGATATTTGGGTATGTAAACCATACTCCATTTAGCTAACCGATACTTCTTGTTCTCACTATCttgttgccaaaagaatcttgatcggaaataattcAATCGATGTAATACTGCTTTGACTAGTTGGAAGAAAAAAATACAATGCCATATTACTTAGTACCAAATTAATGAGAACTAACCTTATGTCAAGGGAAAGTAATTTTCCTTGCCAACTTCTTAATCCCTTTTGTAATCTCTCATCGACGTGTTTCCATTCAACATTAGTAATTCTCTAATAGTGTATCAAATACCTAAATAGCTAATAGGAAACTGGTCTCGCTCTCAACCAATTTCGGCGTATTTTGAATACTCAAAGTTTCTCAAAAGTTGATAACATTAATTTCAGTTTTCTTACCTTTTTTAGATCATGCTCAATTAAACTTATCATCAGTGGTAGTGAGGTAGAAAGTCCATTAAACTTATGATGGAgcaggatgagcaccatgttttaCTTAATTCCTTGCGTGCACCATGGGTTTGGGTACGTGGAAGGAAAACTAGATGTGCAATGATGGATTTGGGCTATATGGATTTGGAGACGTAATGCTAATATAGATGTTCTCAAATTAAAGATATATATTTCTCTCTTGATTA includes these proteins:
- the LOC124670011 gene encoding peroxidase 2-like; amino-acid sequence: MKLSVILLCALVAVQAALLAAPSAEASGLKVGYYNKKCKGVEAVVKGHIIRAMKKNPRVGAALVRLVFHDCFVRGCDGSVLLDKSAQNPHPEKEAPANIGLAAFDILEMIKADIEKKCPGVVSCSDLLVYAARDATKILSKGHINYDVPAGRLDGMVSSASEAQAELPDSTFTAQQLIDNFARKNFDVEELVILSGAHSIGMAHCSSFKGRLTAPADQITPAYRNLLNDKCGHRSNPLVVNNVRDEDYNTVSKYMPGFKSRVRKIRDLFDNSYYHNNLARIVSFNSDWVLMTHKEARGHVHEYADNATLWNDDFGESMIKLSKLSMPAGSKGGIRKKCSIVSHPLH